A section of the Oryzias melastigma strain HK-1 linkage group LG14, ASM292280v2, whole genome shotgun sequence genome encodes:
- the LOC112139075 gene encoding coiled-coil domain-containing protein 38, whose amino-acid sequence MLPYHTVEGAETLRANMSKIPAQNLPGTITKKKKEGKPSGNPQQSDKKEVCSKVKQFLLEEEARASKKRELLCVGRMIGELEILIKNKNADLLKLSEKVEKLQGEVSLLQKVRDKAKTTTEELPGESEEDLKEAQTILENEAQLRCENRALKEGLVKEIKMLQSEDAGTEELLSKYKKYRNLISRLCSRECQEAQRGDTRENQDDQNSELEETAVCKKSPFLIWKNCIDSVRVMLKLEELEDQNLFLIESSTEKNDLLDQTIELITKATEEEERTQTLKVDSMKNKCAIERRIVDIVKKKVDQHNSSATVEQDILLETLRKKVTEVHSCFADAELSSTSTLEKLAFIENHMTKLLQDLEKIPKDEVKSLWQIKEKEKRSRWREEKLRLETEKREEKMRRHAELAMKEPKKITGRKLMQRFMPVVKPKTKVIDEVTQEPEDDLYKDLFSEST is encoded by the exons ATGCTGCCGTATCATACAGTTGAAGGCGCAGAAACTTTGAG agcaaacatgtcaaaaataccAGCACAAAACCTGCCAGGTACAATAACGAAAAAGAAGAAGGAGGGAAAACCGTCCGGAAACCCCCAGCAATCTgacaaaaaagaagtttgttCAAAAGTGAAGCAGTTTCTACTTGAAGAAG aggCCAGAGCCTCCAAGAAGAGGGAACTCTTATGTGTTGGCCGGATGATAGGAGAGCTGGAG ATACtcataaagaacaaaaatgcagaCCTTCTGAAGCTCAGTGAGAAAGTTGAAAAGCTGCAAGGTGAAGTGAGTTTGCTGCAGAAAGTTAGAGACAAAGCAAAAACGACCACAGAGGAGCTCCCCGGAGAGTCGGAAGAGGACCTCAAGGAGGCCCAAACCAT AttagaaaatgaagctcaactCAGATGTGAGAACAGAGCTTTGAAGGAGGGACTTGTTAAAGAAATCAAGATGTTACAAAG TGAAGATGCTGGAACTGAGGAACTCTTGAGTAAATATAAGAAGTACAGGAACCTGATCTCCAGACTTTGTTCTCGGGAATGCCAGGAAGCTCAACGAGGAGACACTCGGGAGAATCAGGATGATCAGAACTCTGAGCTTGAGGAAACAGCGGTCTGTAAAA AGTCACCATTTCTGATCTG GAAAAACTGCATTGATTCTGTCAGGGTGATGCTaaagctggaggagctggaagaTCAGAACTTGTTTCTGATTGAAAGCTCAACAGAGAAGAACGACTTACTGGATCAAACTATCGAGCTCATCACCAAAGCAAC TGAAGAAGAGGAGAGGACACAAACACTGAAAGTTGACAGCATGAAGAACAAATGTGCTATTGAAAGAAGAATTGTTGATATTGTCAAAAAGAAGGTTGATCAACACAATTCATCAGCAACTGTGGAGCAG GACATTTTGTTGGAGACTTTACGCAAAAAAGTGACTGAGGTGCATTCCTGCTTCGCGGACGCAGAGCTGAGCTCCACCAGCACTTTGGAGAAGCTGGCTTTCATtgaaaaccacatgactaagcTGCTTCAAGACCTGGAGAAGATCCCAAAAGATGAGGTCAAGTCTCTGTGGCAGATCAAGGAGAAAGAGAAGAGAAGCAG ATGGCGGGAGGAGAAACTGCGACTGGAGACGGAGAAACGCGAGGAAAAAATGAGGAGGCACGCCGAACTGGCCATGAAAGAGCCCAAGAAAATT ACTGGGCGGAAGCTCATGCAGAGATTCATGCCTGTTGTCAAGCCGAAGACTAAAGTCATCGATGAGGTCACCCAGGAGCCTGAAGATGACCTCTATAAAGACCTGTTCTCTGAGAGCACTTGA